ATCAGTTTAGAGCTGGCTGAGGAGGTCGCGCACGCCAGGTCGTTTGCCTCCAGCAGGACAACGGATAATCCGCGACCGGCTGCATCGGTGGCAATACCTGCACCATTTATACCGCCGCCAATCACAATCAGATCTTTGATATTCATCTTGCCCTCACGCATTTTCGTTAAAGCTCTAAAATGTTCGATATCGAGCATAATAGCACTAAAAATGCGTTTGCGATAACAGTAAAAAAACATTTGCGCGTGATATGCATAACATTCTGGTATTGTGCTACCCGGGCAACGTACACTGCTGTGGCCTTCGCGCCTGTCCTGCCTGGTGGTGGCGGGCGCCGGACCACAAAACCCTGACTGAATAAGATGAGTGACGTGATGGAACAGTTTGAATGTATTGATATTGAGCAGGCTTACCAGAAACTGCAGCACGGGCAGGCCGTACTGGTGGATATCCGCGATCCGCAAAGCTACGCGCTGGGCCACGCCACCGGTGCCTGGCACCTGACCAACGACACCCTCGGGCGTTTTATACAACAAACGGATTTCGACACGCCGGTGCTGGTGATGTGCTACCACGGTAACAGCAGCAAAGGGGCGGCCCAGTATTTGCTACAGCAGGGATATGAGCAGGTCTACAGTGTGGATGGGGGCTTTGATGCCTGGCATCGCCACTTCCCCGCCGAAATCGCCAGAGGCGAATAGCGCGACAGACAGTCGGCAGCCGCCGCCGGAGCAGATATACTGTGACCCTTTTCGGGAATAAGGGATCCGTTCCATCATGTTGATGATTACCTCTTTTGATAATCCGCGTATGGCGCAGGCGTTCGTGGATTATATGGCTACCCAGGGCATTACACTGACCATCCGGCATGCGGGGCCACGTTGTGATATCTGGCTGGCGGACACCAGCGCACAGGAGCGGACCCGTGAGGAGCTGGCGCGCTTTATGGCGAACCCTCACGATCCGCGCTATATGGCGGCCAGCTGGCAAACCGGCCACACCGGCAGCGGGCTGCAGTATCGTCGCTACCCCTTCCTGGCCACCCTGCGCAATAAAGCGGGCCCGTTTACCTTGCTGATTATGGCGGTCTGTATTGTGGTCTGGCTGCTGATGCAGTGGGTTGGCAACCAGCAGATGATGCTGTGGCTGGCCTGGCCCTGGGATGACTCTGTGCGCTTCGAGCTGTGGCGCTACTTCAGCCACGCGCTACTGCACTTTTCAGTGCTGCATATCACCTTCAACCTGTTATGGTGGTGGTATCTGGGGGGGCCGCTGGAAAAGCGCCTTGGCAGCGGCAAATTGTTTGTCATAACCGTCATATCCGCACTACTCAGTGGCTACGTACAGCATAAATTCAGCGGTGCCTGGTTTGGCGGGCTCTCCGGCGTGGTCTACGCCCTGATGGGCTATTGCTGGCTGCGTGGCGAGCGTGACCCTGAGTGC
This Shimwellia blattae DSM 4481 = NBRC 105725 DNA region includes the following protein-coding sequences:
- the glpG gene encoding rhomboid family intramembrane serine protease GlpG, translating into MLMITSFDNPRMAQAFVDYMATQGITLTIRHAGPRCDIWLADTSAQERTREELARFMANPHDPRYMAASWQTGHTGSGLQYRRYPFLATLRNKAGPFTLLIMAVCIVVWLLMQWVGNQQMMLWLAWPWDDSVRFELWRYFSHALLHFSVLHITFNLLWWWYLGGPLEKRLGSGKLFVITVISALLSGYVQHKFSGAWFGGLSGVVYALMGYCWLRGERDPECGIHMPRGLMAFAIVWLIAGWFDLFGLSIANAAHASGLAVGLAMAFADTLHVRKRT
- the glpE gene encoding thiosulfate sulfurtransferase GlpE, with amino-acid sequence MEQFECIDIEQAYQKLQHGQAVLVDIRDPQSYALGHATGAWHLTNDTLGRFIQQTDFDTPVLVMCYHGNSSKGAAQYLLQQGYEQVYSVDGGFDAWHRHFPAEIARGE